A window from Leptospira wolffii serovar Khorat str. Khorat-H2 encodes these proteins:
- the clpA gene encoding ATP-dependent Clp protease ATP-binding subunit ClpA, giving the protein MTLSEELEKTLNQARTEALRRRNEYITLEHILLALTYDSVGQEVLLACGADLEQLRTELREYLDTEMESVAESFGEIEPEYTIGAQRVLQLAAFHVQSTQKKTLDGGYVLASIFREDQSHAVFFLGRQDITRFDVVRYISHGIKKDGQKVGEGAGGSEDASKKLSGDPLADFCVDLTEKARKGKLDPLVGRAEEIERTIHILARRRKNNPIFVGDAGVGKTAIVEGLALGIVSGKVPDVLKNTKLFSLDMGLLLAGTKFRGEFEERLKNVVQAITADPNNVLFVDEIHTIIGAGAVSGGSLDASNLLKPALSNGELRCIGTTTYKEYKAIFEKDHALSRRFQKLEVNEPSVEDTILILKGLLPKYEEFHGVKYSSQAVEEAARLSERYILDRKLPDKAIDLLDEAGAKVKLRSHAKSKTVSVKEIEELVSKISKIPPRTVKADDREKLKVLDEELKRKIYGQDKAVTELVQAIRLSRSGLSEPGKPVGSFLFAGPTGVGKTELSKQLAAILGVEFIRFDMSEYMEKHTVSRLIGSPPGYVGFEQGGQLTDAIVRTPHCVLLLDEIEKAHEDIYNILLQIMDHATLTDNNGRKADFKQVILIMTTNTGARERASNPLGFDNAAMQDRGMKAIERQFSPEFRNRLTSVIEFASLDEGIVSKVVHKQLELLEIRLKEKSVVLKYGEEVLLWIARKSYDPLFGARPVQRWIDSNISKKLSEEILFGALKNGGNVGLEIREEELHLEFVEK; this is encoded by the coding sequence ATGACCCTGTCGGAAGAGCTGGAAAAAACGTTAAATCAAGCCAGAACGGAGGCCCTCCGTAGAAGGAATGAATACATCACCCTGGAGCATATTCTTCTCGCGTTAACCTACGATTCCGTCGGGCAGGAAGTTCTTCTTGCATGCGGAGCGGATCTGGAGCAATTACGGACGGAGCTCCGGGAATATCTAGATACCGAAATGGAATCGGTCGCAGAGAGTTTCGGAGAGATTGAGCCGGAATATACGATCGGTGCCCAAAGAGTTTTACAGCTCGCCGCTTTCCATGTCCAGTCGACTCAAAAAAAGACCTTGGATGGAGGATATGTACTCGCTTCCATCTTTAGAGAGGATCAGTCTCACGCCGTATTTTTCTTAGGACGCCAAGATATCACCCGTTTCGATGTGGTTCGATATATTTCCCATGGGATCAAGAAAGACGGGCAGAAAGTAGGAGAGGGAGCCGGAGGCTCCGAGGACGCTTCTAAAAAATTATCCGGAGATCCTTTGGCCGATTTCTGCGTGGATCTGACTGAAAAGGCTCGAAAAGGTAAATTGGATCCTTTGGTAGGTAGAGCGGAAGAAATCGAAAGAACGATCCATATTCTCGCAAGAAGAAGAAAGAATAATCCTATCTTTGTGGGAGATGCCGGGGTCGGTAAGACAGCCATCGTAGAAGGCTTGGCACTGGGAATCGTCTCCGGAAAAGTACCCGACGTATTAAAGAATACGAAACTATTTTCCCTGGATATGGGACTACTTCTTGCAGGAACGAAATTCAGAGGAGAATTCGAGGAAAGACTCAAGAACGTGGTCCAGGCGATTACCGCGGATCCGAATAACGTTCTATTTGTGGACGAGATCCATACCATCATCGGAGCCGGAGCCGTTTCCGGAGGATCCTTGGACGCTTCCAATCTTTTGAAGCCCGCTCTTTCCAACGGAGAGCTTCGTTGTATAGGAACGACTACTTATAAGGAATACAAGGCGATCTTCGAGAAGGACCATGCATTATCCCGCCGTTTCCAAAAACTGGAAGTCAACGAGCCTTCCGTAGAGGACACGATCCTGATCCTGAAAGGCCTTTTACCGAAATACGAAGAATTTCACGGAGTCAAATATTCTTCCCAAGCGGTGGAAGAAGCGGCTCGTCTATCGGAAAGATACATTTTGGATAGAAAGCTTCCGGATAAGGCGATCGATCTTTTGGACGAGGCAGGAGCCAAAGTGAAGTTACGCTCTCATGCTAAATCGAAAACGGTAAGTGTGAAGGAGATCGAGGAACTGGTTTCCAAGATCTCCAAGATTCCTCCTAGAACCGTCAAGGCCGATGATAGGGAAAAACTGAAGGTTTTGGACGAGGAACTCAAACGCAAGATCTACGGTCAAGACAAGGCGGTCACGGAACTCGTGCAGGCGATTCGTCTTTCCCGCAGCGGGCTGTCCGAACCGGGTAAACCAGTCGGCTCTTTCTTATTTGCCGGACCCACAGGAGTCGGAAAGACGGAGCTTTCCAAACAATTGGCCGCTATCTTAGGAGTGGAATTCATCCGCTTCGATATGAGCGAATATATGGAGAAGCATACAGTCTCCCGTTTGATCGGTTCTCCTCCCGGCTATGTGGGCTTCGAGCAGGGAGGACAACTTACAGATGCGATCGTGAGGACTCCTCATTGCGTTCTTCTTTTGGATGAGATAGAGAAGGCTCACGAAGATATTTATAATATTCTACTGCAAATCATGGACCATGCGACTCTTACGGACAATAATGGTAGGAAAGCGGATTTCAAACAGGTCATTCTGATCATGACGACGAATACCGGTGCGAGAGAGAGGGCGAGTAATCCTTTAGGCTTCGATAATGCCGCCATGCAAGACCGTGGAATGAAGGCCATTGAGAGACAATTCTCCCCTGAATTTCGAAATAGACTCACTTCCGTGATCGAATTCGCAAGTCTGGACGAGGGAATCGTATCCAAAGTGGTTCACAAGCAGTTGGAGCTATTGGAAATCAGATTAAAGGAAAAATCGGTGGTCTTAAAATACGGAGAAGAGGTCCTTCTATGGATCGCCCGCAAATCCTACGATCCTTTGTTCGGGGCAAGACCGGTGCAGAGATGGATCGATTCCAATATTTCCAAAAAACTTTCCGAAGAGATTCTCTTCGGGGCTCTCAAAAACGGGGGGAACGTGGGGTTGGAAATCAGAGAGGAAGAGTTGCATTTGGAATTCGTAGAAAAATAA
- the ggt gene encoding gamma-glutamyltransferase, with the protein MKKTFLSANLFLLLALSLSVCKNPDLKIEGREVSTRYLVSPKLGTDPSTLYAESKNIMISTDSKEASEVGLEIHRKGGNAVDVAVASSFAVSVTRPQSTGIGGGGFLVLHDAKSKRSYAFDFRERAPNLANRNMYKSRPKEESLLGYKSVGIPGTVAGLVLIHKKFGKLSWKEILAPSIRLAESGFPIYPDLAEAIQESEKDMSAGMRKIFLPNGEAPKQGDILVQKDLAKTLRIISETKDEDFYKGGIAKELARLSSENGGLIGIKDLQSYKVKEAIPLEIPYRGYRILTMVPPSSGVHLLTMLRMLETKELHSLSDFSSSDFYHFLAEVMRRGYSDRAVFGGDPEYTKIPIETLLSEEYARQKISDFNPARATPSSTYLNRLNLKTESHDTTHISVADAEGNAVSTTQSVNYRFGAAVVLDGYGFVLNDTMDDFSRSPGEPNVYGLIGAEANSIQPGKTPLSSMSPTIVLKNDEVYLVTGAPGGSYIVNAVLQSLIFNIDLKLTLYESVARGRIHHQFFPDALSMEGPATDTATFNQLKAKKHEIRLGNNYAKLFSVKRENGVLYGASDPRGDGVPLGE; encoded by the coding sequence ATGAAAAAAACATTCTTATCGGCAAACCTTTTCCTTCTTCTCGCTCTTTCCCTTTCCGTATGTAAAAATCCGGACCTCAAGATAGAGGGCCGGGAGGTATCCACACGCTACCTGGTTTCCCCGAAACTGGGAACGGATCCCTCCACTCTTTACGCCGAATCCAAGAACATTATGATTTCCACGGATTCCAAGGAAGCTTCCGAGGTAGGTTTGGAGATTCATAGAAAAGGAGGAAATGCGGTGGATGTCGCAGTGGCCTCTTCTTTTGCGGTATCGGTAACCCGTCCTCAATCCACAGGGATAGGAGGAGGAGGGTTTCTGGTTCTTCACGACGCTAAGTCCAAAAGGTCTTACGCTTTCGATTTTCGGGAAAGGGCTCCTAATTTAGCGAATCGTAATATGTATAAGAGCAGGCCTAAGGAGGAATCCTTACTCGGTTATAAGTCCGTAGGAATTCCGGGAACGGTAGCCGGGCTCGTCCTTATCCATAAGAAATTCGGAAAACTATCTTGGAAGGAGATTCTTGCTCCTTCTATCCGATTGGCGGAATCCGGATTTCCTATCTATCCCGATTTGGCCGAAGCCATCCAAGAATCCGAAAAGGACATGAGTGCGGGGATGAGAAAAATTTTTCTTCCGAACGGAGAAGCTCCTAAGCAGGGGGATATACTCGTACAAAAAGATTTGGCTAAGACGTTGCGGATCATTTCCGAAACGAAGGACGAGGACTTCTATAAAGGAGGAATCGCTAAGGAACTTGCCAGATTATCTTCCGAGAACGGCGGCCTTATCGGAATCAAGGATCTACAATCCTATAAGGTAAAAGAGGCGATCCCGCTTGAGATTCCCTATAGAGGATACAGGATCCTGACCATGGTGCCTCCTTCTTCCGGAGTGCATCTTCTCACCATGCTTCGAATGTTGGAGACGAAGGAATTACATTCTCTATCCGATTTCTCCTCCAGCGATTTCTATCATTTTCTCGCGGAAGTCATGAGAAGGGGTTACTCGGATCGAGCGGTTTTTGGAGGAGACCCGGAATATACTAAGATTCCCATAGAGACTTTACTTTCCGAAGAATATGCTCGTCAGAAAATCTCGGATTTTAATCCGGCGAGGGCGACTCCCAGTTCCACCTATCTGAATAGATTGAATCTAAAGACGGAGTCACATGATACTACTCATATATCGGTTGCGGATGCGGAAGGAAATGCGGTTTCTACCACTCAATCGGTCAATTATCGTTTCGGAGCGGCGGTCGTTTTGGACGGTTACGGTTTCGTGCTGAACGATACGATGGACGATTTTAGTAGGTCTCCCGGAGAACCGAATGTTTACGGTTTGATCGGAGCGGAGGCAAATTCTATCCAACCCGGAAAGACCCCTTTGAGTTCCATGTCTCCTACGATCGTTCTGAAAAACGATGAAGTATATTTAGTCACCGGGGCTCCCGGAGGTTCCTACATAGTGAACGCGGTATTGCAATCCTTGATTTTTAATATAGATCTCAAACTGACTCTTTACGAATCCGTGGCTAGAGGAAGAATCCACCACCAATTCTTTCCGGACGCTCTTTCTATGGAAGGTCCTGCCACCGACACGGCAACTTTCAATCAGCTCAAAGCCAAGAAACATGAGATACGTTTGGGAAACAATTATGCGAAATTATTCTCCGTGAAGAGGGAAAACGGAGTCTTATATGGGGCCTCGGATCCTAGAGGAGATGGAGTTCCTTTGGGAGAATGA